The proteins below are encoded in one region of Planctopirus limnophila DSM 3776:
- a CDS encoding ABC transporter ATP-binding protein — protein MIETKQLTKRYGDLIAVNEINLSLREGDVFGFIGPNGSGKTTTMRMLATLLNPDYGEAYVCGKSIYTNQEEIRRLVGYMPDFFGVYDDMTVLEYLEFFAASYRISGPARRKICEEKLELVDMSFKRDAMVNQLSRGQTQRIGLARVLLHEPQVLLLDEPASGLDPRARIEIRNLLKRLGELNKTVIVSSHILPELADVCTRVGMIEKGHLIVDGYVDEVMRKARQQILLQIQVRERLEEAAKLLEQHPQISKIEIVKGQIHATLALEVLDYSSIPSTLIENGFKLTLFREEEVNLETAFLSLTRGLVQ, from the coding sequence GTGATTGAAACGAAACAACTGACAAAACGTTATGGCGATCTCATTGCGGTCAACGAGATTAACCTGAGCCTGCGCGAAGGTGATGTCTTTGGCTTCATCGGGCCGAATGGTTCGGGTAAAACGACGACCATGCGCATGCTCGCCACGCTGTTGAATCCTGATTACGGCGAAGCTTACGTCTGCGGGAAGTCGATCTATACGAATCAGGAAGAGATTCGTCGACTGGTGGGCTATATGCCCGATTTTTTCGGTGTCTATGACGATATGACGGTGCTGGAATACCTGGAATTCTTCGCCGCCTCGTATCGGATTTCCGGGCCCGCTCGCCGCAAGATTTGCGAAGAGAAACTGGAACTGGTGGACATGAGCTTCAAACGTGATGCCATGGTCAACCAGCTTTCACGGGGACAGACGCAGCGTATTGGTCTGGCGCGTGTGCTCCTGCATGAGCCCCAGGTGCTGCTGCTCGATGAACCCGCCAGTGGTCTCGATCCACGCGCTCGTATCGAAATTCGAAATCTGCTCAAAAGACTCGGTGAACTCAATAAGACAGTGATCGTCTCGAGCCACATTCTGCCTGAACTCGCCGATGTCTGTACCCGCGTGGGCATGATTGAAAAAGGTCATCTGATTGTCGATGGCTATGTCGATGAAGTCATGCGCAAAGCCCGCCAGCAGATTCTTCTGCAGATTCAGGTGCGGGAACGACTGGAAGAGGCAGCTAAGCTTCTCGAACAGCATCCGCAGATTTCAAAAATCGAAATCGTAAAGGGCCAGATCCACGCGACACTCGCACTGGAAGTTCTTGATTACAGCTCGATTCCCAGTACTCTGATCGAGAATGGCTTCAAGCTGACGTTGTTCCGCGAAGAAGAAGTGAATCTCGAAACGGCCTTCCTCTCATTGACTCGTGGACTGGTGCAGTAG
- a CDS encoding hydantoinase/oxoprolinase family protein, whose protein sequence is MSNSHPAIVGLDVGGANLKAWHAGGQALAIPFALWKSPQELSSQIAAMLQQLPAADRVVVTMTGELADCFATRAEGVEFIVRAVEQAVRSVLPDSIIQFWQTHGKFVAPNDAVASPLLTAASNWQALASMVGLLFPQDDLLLLDIGSTTTDLIPILQGQASAEGRTDLERLAAGELVYTGVRRTVVCHMLPSFQGELGRYGHVSIPLSSELFATSLDVYLLLGLIEEEPENCETADGRPATKEFAEARLARQICSDQSELTTHDVIKLAMAAAAAQQQQIVQATRRVINCASRPIKKIVLSGSGEFLGRQVAVQACFPMEEILSLKDYWTTAGSEVACARALVELALQGF, encoded by the coding sequence ATGAGCAACTCTCACCCAGCGATTGTGGGCTTGGATGTTGGGGGTGCCAATCTCAAGGCGTGGCATGCTGGGGGCCAGGCTCTCGCCATCCCATTTGCACTCTGGAAATCGCCGCAGGAATTGTCGAGCCAGATAGCGGCCATGTTGCAGCAATTACCAGCGGCAGATCGCGTGGTTGTTACCATGACTGGCGAACTGGCGGATTGTTTTGCCACCCGCGCGGAGGGAGTCGAGTTTATTGTTCGTGCGGTGGAGCAAGCCGTCCGTTCGGTTCTGCCAGATTCGATCATCCAGTTCTGGCAGACACACGGGAAATTTGTTGCTCCGAACGATGCAGTGGCGAGTCCTCTGTTGACCGCTGCTTCCAACTGGCAGGCATTGGCGTCGATGGTGGGATTGCTGTTTCCTCAAGATGATCTGCTGTTGCTCGACATCGGGAGCACGACGACTGATCTGATTCCCATTCTGCAGGGCCAGGCGAGTGCTGAGGGCCGCACAGATCTCGAACGGCTCGCTGCCGGCGAACTGGTCTATACCGGTGTTCGCAGAACAGTTGTCTGCCATATGCTCCCCTCTTTTCAGGGTGAACTTGGCCGATATGGCCATGTTTCGATCCCTTTGAGCAGTGAACTTTTCGCCACGAGCCTGGATGTCTATCTGCTCCTGGGGTTGATTGAGGAAGAGCCCGAAAACTGCGAGACGGCTGATGGTCGGCCCGCCACGAAAGAGTTCGCAGAGGCGCGGCTGGCCCGGCAGATCTGTTCGGATCAATCGGAACTGACGACTCACGACGTGATCAAACTCGCCATGGCCGCCGCCGCTGCTCAGCAGCAGCAGATTGTTCAGGCGACGCGAAGAGTCATTAATTGCGCATCGCGGCCTATCAAGAAAATTGTGCTCTCGGGCTCGGGAGAGTTTTTAGGCCGGCAGGTCGCAGTGCAGGCGTGCTTTCCGATGGAGGAAATTCTCTCTCTCAAAGACTATTGGACGACTGCAGGCTCCGAAGTGGCCTGTGCACGGGCACTGGTCGAACTGGCTCTGCAGGGATTCTGA
- a CDS encoding outer membrane protein assembly factor BamB family protein: MVRPLTRANISPVKPLFSVGWLSAGLILALGIHANHRLLAEDWRQFRGSSSTAISRSAAPPVEFDSSGKNVAWKVDLPGRGLSSPIIIDDRVVVTASSGPRQDNLHILCFKASTGELLWERRFLATGRSLTHPKTCNAAPTPASDGEKIFAFFSSNDVICLDLTGQLLWMRGLTLDYPNASNSLGMSSSPVVAGDVLVTQVENDSESLTTGLNTSTGETLWKLDRPRRANWTSPLLLADGQTVLLQSSKGADAVDARTGNILWSFGEGAATIPSSAREGETIFIPSNGLVALRPANSNTPPEKLWQENKLKPGTATPVVAEGKVYCLSGAGVLLCANVDKGELLWQLRLEGPFSASPVIADRKLYCVNESGKCFVVDLTGSKGTIVAESLLDETILATPSLSDGALYLRSDAHLWKIATP; the protein is encoded by the coding sequence ATGGTCCGTCCATTAACGCGTGCGAACATCTCTCCGGTGAAGCCACTGTTTTCCGTTGGCTGGCTCAGTGCAGGGCTGATTCTGGCGCTGGGGATCCATGCGAATCATCGACTGCTTGCCGAAGACTGGCGGCAATTTCGCGGGAGTTCCAGTACGGCAATCTCCCGCAGTGCCGCACCACCCGTCGAGTTTGACAGCAGTGGCAAAAATGTGGCATGGAAGGTCGATCTTCCCGGCCGTGGCCTTTCCAGCCCGATCATTATCGATGACCGGGTCGTCGTGACAGCAAGTTCCGGCCCCAGGCAGGACAATCTGCACATCCTCTGCTTCAAAGCGAGTACAGGAGAATTACTTTGGGAACGCCGATTTCTGGCGACAGGCCGCAGCCTGACGCATCCCAAAACCTGCAATGCAGCTCCCACTCCCGCCAGTGATGGCGAGAAGATCTTCGCCTTTTTCTCCAGCAACGATGTGATCTGTCTCGACCTTACGGGCCAGTTGCTCTGGATGCGCGGCCTGACACTCGATTACCCCAATGCCAGTAACAGTCTGGGCATGTCTTCCTCTCCGGTGGTGGCGGGTGATGTCCTGGTGACACAGGTCGAGAATGACAGCGAATCGCTCACGACCGGGCTCAACACCTCAACGGGTGAAACCCTCTGGAAACTGGACCGCCCCAGGCGAGCGAACTGGACATCGCCACTCCTCCTGGCCGATGGCCAGACAGTGCTGCTCCAGTCCTCCAAAGGCGCCGATGCTGTCGATGCCCGAACAGGAAACATCCTGTGGTCATTTGGTGAAGGGGCCGCCACCATTCCTTCTTCAGCACGGGAAGGCGAGACGATCTTCATTCCATCCAATGGCTTGGTGGCACTCCGGCCTGCCAACTCGAATACGCCTCCCGAAAAACTCTGGCAGGAGAACAAACTCAAACCTGGAACAGCCACGCCAGTGGTTGCGGAAGGTAAAGTTTATTGTCTCTCAGGAGCGGGGGTCTTGCTCTGTGCGAATGTCGATAAGGGAGAACTCCTCTGGCAGTTGAGGCTCGAAGGTCCTTTCAGTGCTTCTCCAGTCATTGCTGACCGTAAGCTTTATTGCGTCAATGAATCGGGTAAATGTTTTGTGGTCGATCTCACTGGCAGCAAAGGCACCATCGTCGCTGAGAGTCTTCTGGATGAAACGATCCTGGCCACGCCATCGCTTTCTGATGGTGCTCTCTATCTGCGAAGCGATGCCCACTTGTGGAAAATCGCCACGCCATAG
- a CDS encoding CBS domain-containing protein — translation MRLTVADLMTTAVTISPQATLTAALKLLISSKAQELYVVGPRKKLLGILPDYELLKAQLAETDPDAKVERWMVTSVQTLSPTTDLAIATNLFRAGNCSRAAVVEKGQFVGVVSRFEILRLCLILRVDAPHTAASTVEVETHVEPAQNSKTKGRRTTTSRTSQGATPVPATTKCQVPEPKFISTTTGRQKSKSSGHSKTASREKMTSRAKAR, via the coding sequence ATGCGTTTGACTGTTGCCGACCTGATGACGACTGCCGTGACGATTTCCCCTCAGGCGACTTTGACAGCCGCACTCAAGCTGCTGATCAGTTCGAAAGCTCAGGAGTTGTATGTGGTAGGGCCACGCAAAAAACTGCTGGGAATTCTTCCGGATTATGAACTGCTGAAGGCTCAACTGGCAGAAACCGATCCTGACGCCAAAGTTGAACGCTGGATGGTGACCAGCGTGCAGACGTTGTCGCCAACAACTGATCTGGCGATCGCCACCAACCTGTTCCGCGCAGGGAACTGCTCGCGGGCCGCCGTGGTTGAAAAGGGTCAATTCGTGGGCGTGGTCTCCCGTTTTGAGATCTTGAGGTTATGCCTCATTCTCCGGGTCGATGCACCGCATACGGCGGCCAGTACGGTCGAAGTCGAAACACATGTCGAACCTGCACAAAACTCGAAAACCAAAGGTCGTCGCACGACGACTTCCCGGACCTCACAAGGGGCAACACCTGTGCCTGCCACAACAAAGTGCCAGGTGCCCGAACCCAAATTCATCTCGACGACGACGGGCCGTCAAAAGTCAAAATCTTCAGGGCACTCAAAGACCGCCAGCCGTGAGAAAATGACCAGTCGTGCCAAAGCTCGATGA
- a CDS encoding MarR family winged helix-turn-helix transcriptional regulator yields the protein MNERSRPLRFDSLTQEAYLQLWRTYDRMKAIEEEIFSQFELSAQQYNTLRLLRSVHPEGMATLQIADRLISRAPDITRLIDRLDDRGLVLRTRKPENRRVVEVALTDAGLKLLKDLEEPVRQCHERQLGHLAADELHELIRLMELARTPHEEPGSRWIADRSRPS from the coding sequence ATGAATGAGCGATCGAGGCCACTTCGATTCGACTCATTGACGCAAGAGGCTTATCTGCAGCTATGGCGAACGTACGACCGGATGAAAGCGATTGAAGAAGAGATCTTCAGTCAGTTCGAACTTTCAGCCCAGCAGTACAACACGTTAAGGCTGCTGCGAAGTGTTCATCCCGAAGGAATGGCGACTCTGCAAATTGCTGATCGACTCATCAGCAGGGCTCCTGATATCACCAGGCTCATTGATCGGCTGGACGATCGAGGTCTGGTTCTGAGGACACGAAAACCCGAAAACCGGCGTGTCGTCGAAGTGGCGCTGACCGATGCGGGGCTGAAGCTTTTGAAAGACCTTGAAGAGCCTGTGCGGCAATGTCATGAGCGGCAGTTGGGGCATCTCGCTGCGGATGAATTGCACGAGCTGATTCGATTGATGGAACTGGCTCGAACTCCGCATGAAGAACCTGGCAGTCGCTGGATCGCGGATCGATCACGTCCCAGTTAA
- a CDS encoding cation-translocating P-type ATPase, protein MVPSLPNANTGSKDITPADGQRAEYAQTPEEVLARLQVSLDHGLASEEVARRQARFGPNRISQQHSTPLWLKFIQQFHQPLIYLLLVATIVSLSLHEWVDAAVIFGVVFINAIIGFLQETKAEKAIDALGRMVAVQTSVRRDGLRKSVPAETLVPGDIVLIQGGDRVPADLRLCLQKNLQVEEAALTGESVPATKQINPLPIQTTLADRRNLAFAGTLVTAGFGEGVVIATADATETGQIAGLMSNTVDLSTPLTKNIAQFSRLLMVVILLLALAVFALGILRGEPAADVFMAAVALAVGAIPEGLPAAVTIVLAIGVSRMAQRKAVIRKLPAVETLGSTSIICSDKTGTLTQNKMTLVEIYAAGTCYHVSGTGYEPSGEFSHRGKSIAPWDHPALIEILRAGLLCNESNLREEAGLWEIEGDPTEAALLVAAHKAGLHHRHREDPWPRHDMIPFESEHMFRAVLHETPDENRVIYIIGALERLLPRCDQAVNQASQTVELDAAEIQGQAEAMARRGLRVLMVAKVAGEDQQRELEHDHVAGNLIFLGLTGMIDPPRPEVIDAIHECQQARIQVKMITGDHVATARSIAQRIGLGDETLASITGSELEQISNEDLPLLAEKTTVFARVAPEQKLRLVQALQSRGHIVAMTGDGVNDAPALKQADIGIAMGITGTEVAKGAAAMILTDDNFATIKAAVEEGRGVFDNLVKFIVWTLPTNVGEAMVLFVAILLATELPILPVQLLWINMASSVLLGLMLVFEPHEQNLMQRPPRNPREPILTFPLFMRTGLVSLIILLGSFWVFQMEQSRPGSTLAQARTAVVNVIVMVECAYLLNCRCLHRSIFSIGVFSNPYVPAGIATMLAAQVLLTYLPLMQTLFGTASLSFETWLRIVAVGVISFLIVEFEKWVRFHNSKSNQN, encoded by the coding sequence ATGGTGCCATCTTTGCCGAATGCAAACACCGGCAGCAAAGACATCACTCCGGCTGATGGACAGCGGGCGGAATATGCACAGACGCCCGAGGAAGTTCTCGCACGACTGCAGGTCTCGCTTGATCACGGATTAGCCAGCGAGGAGGTGGCCCGGCGGCAAGCCCGATTCGGCCCCAATCGAATCAGTCAACAGCACTCCACACCATTGTGGCTTAAGTTCATTCAGCAGTTTCATCAACCACTGATCTACCTGCTGCTGGTGGCGACCATTGTCAGTCTCAGTCTTCATGAATGGGTGGATGCTGCCGTCATTTTTGGTGTGGTCTTCATCAATGCCATCATCGGTTTTCTGCAGGAAACAAAGGCGGAAAAAGCGATTGATGCCCTGGGACGAATGGTGGCTGTGCAAACATCGGTTCGTCGCGATGGTCTGCGTAAAAGTGTCCCGGCAGAAACGCTGGTCCCTGGCGATATCGTTCTGATTCAAGGTGGCGACCGGGTTCCCGCCGATCTCCGGCTTTGTCTGCAGAAAAACCTGCAGGTTGAAGAAGCGGCTCTTACAGGTGAATCGGTACCAGCGACAAAACAGATCAATCCATTACCGATTCAGACCACTCTTGCTGATCGGCGAAATCTGGCATTTGCAGGGACGTTGGTGACTGCCGGCTTTGGCGAAGGTGTGGTGATTGCGACTGCCGATGCGACAGAAACCGGACAGATTGCCGGGTTGATGTCGAACACGGTCGATCTATCAACACCACTGACAAAGAATATTGCGCAGTTCAGTCGGTTGTTGATGGTGGTGATTCTGTTGCTCGCCTTAGCTGTTTTTGCGCTGGGCATTTTACGCGGAGAGCCGGCGGCTGACGTCTTCATGGCGGCTGTGGCTCTGGCCGTCGGTGCGATTCCTGAAGGTTTACCCGCTGCCGTCACGATTGTCCTCGCGATTGGTGTCTCCCGTATGGCCCAGCGGAAAGCTGTTATTCGCAAGTTGCCCGCAGTGGAAACTCTGGGAAGCACATCGATCATCTGTTCTGATAAAACTGGTACCTTGACACAGAACAAGATGACTCTGGTCGAGATTTATGCAGCGGGAACCTGTTACCACGTTTCTGGTACCGGTTATGAACCATCAGGTGAATTCAGCCATCGTGGGAAATCGATCGCCCCCTGGGATCACCCGGCATTGATTGAAATTCTTCGCGCAGGGCTGTTGTGTAACGAATCCAATCTTCGAGAAGAAGCGGGCCTATGGGAAATTGAGGGTGACCCGACTGAAGCGGCCCTATTGGTCGCTGCCCATAAAGCCGGATTGCATCACAGGCATCGAGAAGATCCCTGGCCTCGGCATGACATGATTCCCTTTGAATCTGAGCACATGTTTCGCGCAGTATTGCATGAAACACCCGATGAGAACCGGGTGATTTACATCATCGGGGCACTCGAACGTCTGTTACCTCGCTGTGATCAGGCTGTTAATCAGGCCAGCCAAACTGTGGAGTTGGATGCTGCCGAAATTCAAGGTCAAGCTGAAGCTATGGCGAGGCGTGGCTTACGCGTGTTGATGGTCGCTAAAGTCGCAGGAGAAGATCAGCAGCGAGAACTCGAGCATGATCATGTGGCTGGGAATCTGATATTTCTCGGATTAACGGGGATGATTGATCCCCCGCGACCGGAAGTCATTGATGCCATTCATGAATGTCAGCAAGCCCGGATTCAAGTGAAGATGATCACGGGCGATCATGTGGCAACAGCACGCTCGATTGCGCAAAGAATCGGGCTGGGAGATGAAACATTAGCATCGATCACTGGGAGTGAGTTGGAACAGATATCGAACGAGGATTTGCCACTCCTTGCTGAGAAGACCACAGTCTTCGCTCGTGTTGCCCCAGAGCAGAAATTGCGGCTTGTCCAGGCGCTGCAATCTCGCGGTCATATCGTGGCGATGACGGGTGATGGAGTGAATGATGCCCCGGCATTGAAACAGGCAGATATTGGAATTGCTATGGGGATCACCGGGACAGAGGTTGCCAAAGGTGCAGCCGCCATGATTCTAACCGATGATAACTTTGCCACGATTAAAGCCGCCGTCGAAGAAGGACGCGGCGTGTTCGATAATCTGGTCAAGTTTATCGTCTGGACACTACCCACCAATGTGGGCGAAGCGATGGTGTTGTTTGTTGCCATCCTTCTGGCGACAGAACTACCTATCCTGCCGGTGCAACTGTTGTGGATCAATATGGCGTCATCGGTTTTGCTGGGGTTAATGCTGGTCTTTGAACCTCATGAGCAAAATCTGATGCAGCGGCCACCGCGCAATCCCCGCGAGCCTATTCTCACTTTTCCGCTCTTTATGCGGACGGGACTTGTGTCGTTGATCATTCTGCTGGGTTCATTCTGGGTGTTTCAAATGGAACAGAGTCGTCCGGGTAGCACTCTGGCCCAGGCACGTACTGCCGTCGTCAATGTGATCGTCATGGTGGAGTGCGCTTACCTGCTGAATTGCCGCTGCCTCCATCGCTCGATCTTTTCGATTGGTGTTTTTTCCAACCCGTATGTACCAGCCGGGATAGCCACGATGCTTGCAGCCCAGGTGCTGCTGACCTATCTGCCTCTGATGCAGACTCTGTTTGGAACAGCTTCCCTTTCATTCGAAACCTGGTTAAGAATTGTGGCGGTCGGAGTGATCTCTTTTCTGATTGTTGAATTTGAGAAATGGGTCAGGTTTCATAACTCAAAATCGAATCAGAACTGA
- a CDS encoding isoprenyl transferase: MITPKSDVCKLFPILWFGKTAWLKLTVWLKLTEQWMLLDMSMVSTHTSLEDAPATLAPNSQLPDSQLAIESAAPVRPRHIAVIMDGNGRWAQRQGLERLEGHRRGVQSVRCVVEECVRLGIEQLTLYCLSSENWKRPKSELDFLMALLKEFLIAERPEIIRQNLQFSVIGRRTELPEDVLIEIDTTARIAESHTGMRLCLAINYGSRAEIVDAVRWIAHDVASGRLSPEAIDEDLISARLNTREMPEPDLVIRTAGEMRLSNFLLWQISYAELFVTTTLWPEFREPELQAALEAFSRRQRRFGGLNQPECHR, from the coding sequence ATGATCACACCCAAGTCTGACGTTTGTAAATTGTTTCCCATTCTATGGTTCGGGAAAACTGCCTGGCTAAAACTCACTGTCTGGCTAAAACTTACAGAGCAATGGATGCTGTTGGATATGTCTATGGTCAGCACTCACACGAGCTTGGAAGACGCTCCCGCCACACTGGCTCCGAACAGCCAACTCCCTGATTCACAGTTGGCCATCGAGAGTGCTGCTCCCGTCAGGCCCCGGCATATTGCTGTCATCATGGATGGAAATGGTCGCTGGGCTCAAAGGCAGGGGCTAGAGCGATTAGAAGGACATCGTCGAGGGGTTCAGTCTGTCCGCTGTGTGGTGGAGGAGTGTGTCCGGCTGGGAATCGAACAGCTCACGCTGTATTGCCTGAGCAGTGAAAACTGGAAAAGACCAAAATCAGAACTCGACTTCTTAATGGCTCTGCTCAAAGAATTTCTGATTGCCGAACGCCCGGAAATCATACGTCAGAACCTGCAGTTCTCGGTCATCGGCCGCAGGACAGAGCTTCCTGAAGATGTCCTGATCGAAATCGACACCACAGCCAGAATTGCAGAGTCTCACACCGGGATGCGATTGTGCCTGGCCATTAACTACGGGAGCCGCGCCGAGATTGTTGATGCCGTGCGCTGGATCGCTCACGATGTCGCCTCAGGACGATTATCGCCCGAAGCCATCGACGAAGATTTGATTTCAGCCCGACTGAACACCCGGGAGATGCCCGAGCCTGATCTGGTCATTCGTACGGCAGGCGAAATGCGCCTGTCGAATTTTCTGCTCTGGCAGATCAGCTATGCTGAACTCTTTGTGACCACCACTTTGTGGCCAGAATTTCGCGAGCCGGAACTCCAGGCGGCACTCGAGGCCTTTTCACGCAGGCAACGCCGGTTTGGTGGCCTCAATCAACCGGAATGTCATCGTTGA
- the nuoH gene encoding NADH-quinone oxidoreductase subunit NuoH, translating into MAILATGLTLEQFLSGYAGEFTGFLLAVLIHTLLLFHVFAVSPAFFIWLERKVSGRIQDRLGPTRVGGKFGWLQSVADGIKLIQKEDLAPAAADQWLFRLAPYLALVASFTVFMVLPFSRGWAAVVIESSVFLALAIISLEVLGIILAGWSSGSKWALFGSMREAAQMVSYEIPLALCALIPVMAVGTLNFVTIAEVQSGFFLTNWLIFHDPFTFVAFFVYFTVAIASVKRAPFDLAEAESELVAGFHTEYSGMRWSYFFLAEYASMLSVSCVAVLLFLGGWWSGTGLEDLLAPVRNWGQNFPVQGFSAGNYALNLLGAHIFLFKASLLVTVQIWVRWTLPRLRIDQVMTTCLKYLIPISCALFLGASLWPLTLTTILGRPMLLGRPVGDRLYEASHHSSSLPAATNLTRTPAAKEVVR; encoded by the coding sequence ATGGCCATTTTGGCAACAGGATTGACACTGGAGCAGTTCCTGTCGGGTTATGCCGGTGAGTTTACAGGATTTCTGCTCGCAGTCCTGATTCACACGCTACTGCTGTTCCACGTCTTTGCAGTTTCGCCAGCATTTTTTATCTGGCTCGAACGAAAAGTTTCCGGACGAATTCAAGACCGTCTGGGGCCGACGCGTGTGGGTGGAAAGTTCGGCTGGCTCCAATCAGTGGCCGATGGAATCAAGCTCATTCAGAAAGAAGATCTCGCACCGGCTGCTGCCGATCAATGGCTCTTTCGACTGGCTCCTTATCTGGCATTGGTCGCGTCGTTTACCGTCTTTATGGTCCTCCCGTTTTCGCGCGGGTGGGCCGCTGTGGTCATCGAATCGAGTGTGTTTCTGGCATTGGCGATTATCTCGCTGGAGGTTCTGGGGATCATTCTGGCAGGCTGGTCGAGTGGCTCGAAGTGGGCACTATTCGGCTCGATGCGTGAAGCTGCCCAGATGGTGAGCTATGAAATCCCCCTCGCTTTGTGCGCCCTGATCCCTGTCATGGCTGTGGGAACTTTAAACTTTGTCACGATCGCTGAAGTTCAAAGCGGGTTCTTTCTGACGAACTGGCTGATCTTTCATGATCCATTCACGTTTGTCGCTTTCTTTGTCTACTTCACCGTAGCGATTGCCAGTGTGAAACGAGCTCCCTTCGATCTTGCGGAAGCTGAGAGTGAGCTGGTCGCCGGGTTTCATACCGAGTACAGCGGTATGCGCTGGTCGTATTTTTTCCTCGCTGAGTATGCGAGCATGCTGAGTGTCAGTTGTGTGGCTGTGCTGCTCTTTCTTGGCGGCTGGTGGAGCGGAACTGGTCTGGAAGACTTGCTGGCACCTGTTCGAAACTGGGGTCAGAATTTTCCCGTGCAGGGCTTTTCTGCCGGGAACTATGCTCTGAATCTCCTGGGGGCCCATATCTTCCTGTTCAAGGCCAGTCTGCTGGTGACGGTGCAAATCTGGGTAAGGTGGACGCTCCCAAGACTGCGTATCGATCAGGTGATGACGACTTGCCTGAAGTATCTGATTCCAATCAGTTGTGCGCTCTTTCTGGGAGCATCGCTGTGGCCCTTGACTCTGACAACGATTCTGGGCCGCCCCATGCTGCTGGGCAGGCCCGTGGGCGATCGTTTGTATGAGGCCAGTCACCATTCTTCGTCATTGCCTGCTGCAACCAATCTCACCAGAACCCCTGCGGCTAAGGAGGTGGTGCGATGA
- a CDS encoding NADH-quinone oxidoreductase subunit J family protein, with protein sequence MTVLQFLFAVFASTTCLGAVMVALTQNIVRMAFWLMVSVASAAGLFFLLHADFLAAAQLLVYLGGTVVILVFGVMLTAGGRTKSLSPTGGETILAAALALSLIMLLLFTVGSVDWERLNTLAKADQILPSAVQPENHTEPQLTESSPTGDERSPVLGAGRNGDTGHALGSAMIGFRPQWNRENQLVLGTGYLLPFEIISVHLLVVLIGAAYLARAKRQLPSSRRSTDATSTSLLWDQDSAQLDSSGSANPALSHSSPVRDDLSRSQNLVSGTGFSMFSSESPSQNSGEAT encoded by the coding sequence ATGACAGTGCTGCAGTTTCTCTTTGCCGTCTTTGCCAGCACCACCTGCCTGGGGGCTGTGATGGTGGCCTTGACGCAGAACATTGTGCGGATGGCGTTCTGGCTCATGGTCTCTGTCGCTTCGGCTGCGGGTTTGTTCTTCCTCCTCCATGCTGATTTTCTCGCTGCGGCCCAGTTGCTGGTCTATCTGGGAGGAACTGTGGTGATTCTCGTCTTCGGTGTCATGCTGACTGCCGGTGGACGCACGAAATCACTTTCGCCAACTGGCGGTGAAACGATTCTGGCAGCGGCATTGGCCCTGTCACTGATCATGCTGTTGCTCTTTACCGTAGGTTCGGTGGATTGGGAACGGCTGAATACACTGGCAAAAGCAGACCAGATCTTGCCAAGTGCTGTACAGCCGGAAAATCATACCGAACCTCAGCTCACTGAAAGTTCTCCAACGGGTGATGAAAGATCACCAGTTCTGGGAGCAGGCCGGAATGGAGACACTGGTCATGCTCTGGGAAGTGCCATGATTGGTTTTCGACCGCAGTGGAATCGCGAAAATCAGCTTGTTCTGGGAACCGGCTATTTGCTTCCTTTTGAAATCATCTCGGTTCATCTGCTGGTCGTCTTGATCGGAGCCGCTTATCTGGCTCGTGCCAAGCGGCAACTTCCTTCCTCCAGGCGGAGTACAGATGCCACCTCGACCTCTTTGTTGTGGGATCAAGACTCAGCACAGCTTGACAGTTCAGGCTCAGCGAATCCGGCGCTGAGTCATTCTTCACCAGTCAGGGATGACTTGTCGCGCAGCCAGAATCTTGTTTCAGGAACCGGATTCTCGATGTTCAGCAGCGAATCTCCATCCCAAAACTCAGGAGAGGCAACATGA
- the nuoK gene encoding NADH-quinone oxidoreductase subunit NuoK: MSLGAYLAVSAVLFASGLTCMMTKRHALGVLMGVELILNSACLNLIAFARYTTLGIDGQVFALFVIVIAAAEAAVALAIALNYYNNFLTVDVDRGDELKR; encoded by the coding sequence ATGAGTCTGGGAGCTTACCTTGCGGTCTCAGCCGTACTTTTTGCCTCCGGGCTGACATGCATGATGACCAAGCGGCATGCACTGGGTGTGCTGATGGGTGTCGAATTGATCCTCAACTCGGCTTGTCTCAATCTCATTGCTTTTGCCCGGTATACCACTTTAGGGATTGATGGACAGGTCTTTGCCCTGTTTGTCATCGTGATTGCTGCCGCCGAGGCTGCCGTCGCACTGGCGATTGCCTTGAATTACTACAATAACTTCCTCACGGTTGATGTCGATCGGGGTGACGAGTTGAAGCGATAA